The Methylomonas koyamae genome has a segment encoding these proteins:
- a CDS encoding VOC family protein has protein sequence MKQTISFITLGVADLERSRRFYRALGWTESSSSQAEVAFFQVGCIAFALFGRESLAEDANVSSEGSGFAGFTIAHNVASESDVESTLSEAVAAGGRLLRPGEKAPWGGFRGYFADPDGFVWEVCYNPLFPLDAHRFVQLPT, from the coding sequence ATGAAACAGACGATTAGTTTCATCACTTTAGGAGTTGCCGATCTGGAACGCAGCCGGCGCTTTTATCGTGCGCTGGGCTGGACTGAATCGTCGAGTAGCCAAGCGGAAGTCGCTTTTTTCCAAGTTGGCTGTATTGCTTTTGCCTTATTTGGCCGCGAATCCTTGGCCGAGGATGCCAATGTTTCGTCTGAAGGATCGGGATTTGCGGGCTTTACGATCGCGCATAACGTCGCTTCCGAAAGCGACGTGGAATCGACCTTGTCAGAAGCCGTTGCCGCGGGCGGACGCTTGCTGAGACCTGGAGAAAAAGCCCCGTGGGGTGGTTTCAGAGGGTATTTTGCCGATCCCGATGGCTTTGTTTGGGAAGTGTGTTACAACCCATTATTTCCGTTAGATGCTCATAGATTCGTGCAATTGCCGACCTAG